One stretch of Paraburkholderia fungorum DNA includes these proteins:
- a CDS encoding efflux transporter outer membrane subunit: protein MNALVSRGESTRSRGRAYTRVWSVAALVFALTACTVGPDYVKPPTTTAATYKELAGSGWQPAQPADTLTRGAWWNIYADPSLDSLEQQVATANQNVQSAEARFRAARATVAQYRSSFFPVVSANGNYSRARSSENVLHKSTAGLTLNDYLVQADASWEPDLWGRVSRSVEGAKAQAQASAADAQAVLLSMQAELATDYFELRGLDQERQLLDDTLKAYSEALDLTQHRYAGGIATDADVAQAQTQLKTTQAQALDLGVQRAQLEHAIAILIGQSPSTFSLPVAPLTAVPVVAAAGVPSTLLERRPDIAAAERQVADMNAQIGVATAAFFPSLVLSVTDGLEATNYSQWLLAPSRLWSLGPALAGTLLDFGGRASVKEQARAHYDESVAQYRQTVLTAFGEVEDNLAALRVLEQEASAQDDAVSAAQRSLAVVSDRYKNGAITYLDVVVAQTTALTNERNAVSIARRRMAASVALVKALGGGWNVSDLPTDEQIVHPPAPASASDTGAGAGAGAAHG from the coding sequence ATGAACGCGCTGGTCTCACGCGGCGAATCCACACGGTCACGCGGGCGCGCTTATACGCGAGTTTGGTCAGTCGCTGCGCTTGTGTTCGCGCTCACCGCCTGTACCGTCGGCCCCGACTACGTGAAGCCGCCCACCACCACGGCCGCCACCTACAAGGAACTCGCGGGCAGCGGCTGGCAACCTGCGCAGCCCGCCGATACGCTCACGCGCGGCGCCTGGTGGAACATCTACGCAGACCCATCGCTCGATTCGCTCGAACAGCAGGTCGCCACCGCCAACCAGAACGTGCAGTCGGCCGAAGCGCGCTTTCGCGCCGCCCGCGCGACCGTCGCGCAATACCGGTCGAGCTTCTTCCCGGTCGTCAGCGCAAATGGCAACTATTCGCGGGCACGGTCGTCGGAGAACGTGCTGCACAAATCGACCGCTGGCCTCACGCTGAACGACTACCTCGTACAAGCGGACGCGTCGTGGGAACCTGACCTGTGGGGTCGCGTGTCGCGCAGCGTCGAAGGCGCGAAAGCCCAGGCGCAAGCCAGTGCCGCCGACGCCCAGGCCGTGCTTCTGTCGATGCAGGCCGAACTCGCCACCGACTACTTCGAGCTACGCGGACTCGATCAGGAGCGCCAGCTTCTCGACGACACGCTCAAGGCCTACAGCGAAGCGCTCGATCTGACGCAGCATCGTTACGCGGGCGGCATCGCCACCGACGCCGACGTCGCGCAGGCGCAAACGCAACTCAAAACCACGCAGGCACAGGCACTCGATCTCGGCGTGCAGCGCGCGCAGCTCGAACACGCGATCGCGATCCTGATCGGCCAGTCGCCTTCCACTTTCTCGTTGCCGGTTGCGCCGCTCACGGCCGTGCCGGTGGTGGCGGCAGCGGGCGTGCCGTCCACGTTGCTTGAGCGACGGCCCGACATTGCAGCGGCGGAAAGACAGGTTGCCGATATGAACGCACAGATCGGCGTGGCGACGGCGGCGTTTTTCCCGAGCCTCGTGCTGTCGGTGACGGACGGACTCGAAGCGACCAACTACAGCCAGTGGCTGCTCGCGCCGAGCCGCTTGTGGTCGCTCGGACCGGCGCTCGCGGGCACGCTGCTGGATTTCGGCGGACGCGCATCCGTGAAAGAACAGGCGCGCGCGCACTACGACGAAAGCGTCGCGCAATACCGTCAAACGGTGCTCACGGCCTTCGGCGAGGTCGAGGACAATCTCGCCGCGCTGCGTGTGCTCGAACAGGAAGCCAGCGCGCAGGACGACGCGGTAAGCGCCGCGCAACGGTCGCTGGCGGTCGTGTCGGACCGCTATAAGAACGGCGCGATTACCTATCTGGATGTGGTCGTCGCGCAGACTACGGCTCTGACGAATGAGCGCAATGCGGTGTCGATCGCGCGTCGGCGGATGGCTGCGAGCGTCGCGCTGGTGAAGGCATTGGGCGGCGGCTGGAACGTGTCAGATCTGCCGACTGATGAGCAGATCGTGCATCCGCCGGCGCCTGCGAGCGCGAGCGATACGGGGGCGGGGGCGGGGGCCGGGGCGGCGCACGGTTGA
- a CDS encoding efflux RND transporter periplasmic adaptor subunit — translation MEAKRPDGSSSDTDTAHRPAKTKRTRAIAVAVALAVIALAAQGIWSRHDAHAALERDAEHASQLSVEVVRPQKSSVGLDLVLPGNVQAFLDTPIYARTSGYLKKWYADIGAHVKSGQLLAEIDTPEVDDQLRAARADLANAEANYALAKSTADRWTDMLKSKSVSKQETEEKVGDMLAKKATLDAARFNVARLEKTQSFQKVYAPFDGTVTARNVDVGALIDAGSAGGPTKELFHVAQADRLRVYVNVPQAYAQQIRAQQSAFLTLTETPSKHYPGTVARTAGAVDAQQRTMLVEVDVDNRSGELLPGAYAQVHFALGTGEAPFTLPGNAFLFRPDGVKVATVDADHKVRLLPVSLGTDFGTRVAIASGLQGNEQVILNPQDSIVDGAAVRIAPRKADNAKGASGASAAPGGEGKAEASS, via the coding sequence ATGGAAGCAAAACGTCCGGACGGTTCCAGTTCCGATACCGATACTGCGCACCGTCCCGCAAAAACGAAGCGCACTCGCGCAATTGCCGTCGCGGTGGCGTTGGCCGTGATTGCGCTCGCCGCGCAAGGCATCTGGTCGCGTCACGATGCGCACGCCGCGCTCGAACGCGATGCGGAGCATGCGAGCCAGTTGAGCGTCGAAGTGGTGCGGCCGCAGAAGTCGTCGGTTGGGCTCGATCTTGTTTTGCCCGGCAATGTGCAGGCTTTTCTCGACACGCCGATCTATGCACGCACCAGCGGCTATCTGAAGAAGTGGTACGCCGATATCGGCGCACATGTGAAGAGCGGCCAGTTGCTCGCGGAAATCGACACGCCCGAAGTGGACGATCAGTTGCGCGCCGCCCGCGCGGATCTCGCGAATGCCGAGGCCAATTACGCGCTGGCGAAAAGCACCGCCGATCGCTGGACCGACATGCTGAAAAGCAAGTCGGTATCGAAGCAGGAAACCGAGGAAAAAGTTGGCGACATGCTGGCGAAAAAAGCCACGCTCGACGCCGCGCGCTTCAACGTTGCGCGACTCGAAAAAACGCAATCGTTCCAGAAGGTCTACGCGCCGTTCGACGGCACGGTGACCGCGCGCAATGTCGATGTCGGCGCGCTGATCGACGCGGGCAGCGCGGGCGGTCCGACGAAGGAACTGTTTCATGTTGCGCAGGCGGATCGTCTGCGAGTGTATGTGAACGTGCCGCAGGCATACGCACAGCAAATCCGCGCGCAGCAGAGCGCGTTTTTGACGCTGACGGAAACGCCATCGAAGCATTATCCGGGGACGGTGGCGCGTACGGCGGGCGCAGTCGATGCGCAACAACGCACGATGCTGGTCGAAGTCGATGTCGACAATCGCAGCGGCGAATTGCTGCCGGGTGCGTATGCGCAGGTGCATTTTGCGTTGGGCACAGGCGAGGCGCCGTTCACGCTACCGGGCAACGCATTTCTGTTTCGCCCGGATGGCGTGAAGGTCGCGACCGTGGACGCCGATCACAAGGTGAGGTTGTTGCCGGTATCGCTGGGAACGGACTTCGGCACACGTGTGGCGATTGCGTCGGGTTTGCAAGGCAACGAACAGGTGATTCTGAATCCGCAGGATTCGATCGTCGACGGAGCGGCGGTGCGGATTGCACCGCGCAAGGCGGATAACGCGAAGGGTGCTTCTGGTGCTTCCGCAGCGCCAGGCGGCGAAGGGAAAGCGGAGGCGTCGTCATGA